A window of Magallana gigas chromosome 8, xbMagGiga1.1, whole genome shotgun sequence genomic DNA:
AGCAGAAAACTTCTGAACTGTGTAGGTAGATATTAGCAGACAATGCCTGAAATGCTAGAAAGGATCGACCCAAGGGGCAAAATACACCTGAAACTGgagtataatatatatgtatatacatattatagCTTGAATGACTGGATACGAATGTAATGTTTAAAAGCATCCGAATTCCATCTTCCCATTTTCTGAATAACCTGATCAGAGAAACCCATGGAGGCTGCATGTGTTGCTGCCCCAATTCTAAAACTGTGACCCTTAAATTGCTCTGGACTAAGACCAATAAACTGTATAGCGGATTTGAGTTGGGAAGTGACCATAGAATAGGTAACCGGTAAGCCATCAATTGTCTGAAATAGTGGACCAGTTGTGTGTTTGTACCATTGAATGTAGTTGAACAGAGCTGTTACTGGGCAGTATGTAGAGTCAGGGCATGCCTGCACAGAAATGATCAATGGTGTGTggtgtttatttgttttgtaatcCCTCATGATGATTTGTACTGCTCTGGAAGGGCCTTTACTAAATGTGACATCCGATCTCTGTAATACACAGTTCTTAGCTTTTAGAGATTTTACTGTAATTTCTCCTAATCTGAGAAAAGCATGAAAGGCCAATAGAAAAAGAGCCCGGAGTAAAAGCCTGAGGGAATATTGAGAAACTGTGTGGTCTAGGGCAGCAATGATTTGTTGTAGAATAGGCCCTGTTATAGGCAAACGCGCATCTTTCCTAGAACCCAATGATTGGCAGccctttaaaattttctttgtgaCAAATGCCTGTGTGGGATCGAGGATGTTGTACAGCTTGTGTACAAAGCTGACAGCAGAAATATGGGAAAGTATTGTGCTTGGAGAATAGTTCTGCAGAAATAAATGCCCGATAAAATTGCAAATGTCAATAACTGAAACTGGAAGCGAGATCTGAGGCTTCCAAGTTAATAATAAACTCCAACTCCTTCGGTATGCCAGAGAGGATGAGGGTGATAGAGCCGATGACAACAGCTTTTGGCAGATTGGTGTTAGACTATTAATAGGTCCTTGGGAACCACCGTCTGTGTGTGATGTAGATGGGGAGCTATCTGGAAGGCTTCCTGAAATTTGAAACGAGAAAGATGATCTGCTAATGTATTGGATTTACCCGCAATATGCTTGGCTTTGAAAAGGATGTTGTGTGTAAGAGCCCCTAACACTAATCTGCGAATAAGTTTCATGAGGCCTTTATCCTTGCAGGTCTGCTTATTTATGGCGTGAACTATGGCCATATTGTCAGTCATGAATAACAGTTTCTTATTTGCCAACAAGGGACCCCAAATTTCAAGAGCTAGCACAATGGGGAATAATTCCTTAATTGCTATTTGACTTTGTGCTAAATCTGGGACATTCTCCCAACTTAAAGCAAACCAATTTTTTCCTAGAACTGCAGCACAACCCAAAGAACCTGATGCATCTGTAAACAGCAACTCCTTGTCCGATGACAACCAAATATCTGGTAAAATAACTGACCTACCATTATAGGATTCAATAAAGTGTGACCACATACTCAAATCAGCTCTTGCCTCACAGTTCAAGCGAATGTAATGATGAGGCTTAGATAAACCACAAGTCAAATCAATCAGGCGACGTAAAAATGTGCGGCCTGGAACAACTACCAAACAAGCAAAGTTTAATAATCCTATCAAAGATTGCAAATCATGTAATGTAGTTTTCTTTCTGCACTTGACCTGTTGTAAGCAATctctaattttaattaacttGGCCTCAGGCAGACGACAAACCAAGGCATTGGAATCAACTTCGATTCCATATATGGTCAAAACAGTGGTGGGAGAAACTGTTTTTTCTGATTTAATAGGGATGCCTGATATATCACAAATAGACAGAAATCTGTCTAGGTCTACCTGGCATTTGAAGGAGTCTTTTGGCccgataaaaaagaaatcatccAGCATGTGAGACATTCCAGCCGCTGAAAACTTGTTAGTCATAATCCATTGTAAACTATTACTAAGACATTCAAATATTTGGCAAGAACTACTGGCACCCATGGGGAGgcatttatcataataaaatttGTTGTCCCAAGAGAAACCCAAAAGATTGTAATCATTAGAATGAATTGGAATAATGCGGAATGCATCTTGTATATCTGTTTTGGCCATTAAGGCACCTTGACCAAATTGTCTAAGAAGGTCTGTGACTACATCTATTGAATCATATTTGACTTTGGAATTCTCCTCAGGAATCAAAAGGTTGACTGAATCATGTTTTGGAAATGACAAGTCATGAATCACACGAAATTTTCCAGGCTCCGATTTGGGAACAACACCTAATGGTGAAGACACAAAATTGCTTAAGGGTGGGAATGTAAAAGGGCCTGCAATTCTACCTAGTTCAATGCCTTGATGAATAAATTCTTGAATAACTGAAGGGTGTTCTAATGCACTCCTATGATTACGAGAAATTTTGGAACTAGGGAAAGCACAACAACCTAAATGAAAACCATAAGTAAACCCATTCTGAATGATTAAAAGTTTTTCCTGATCATAGCCCTGTAACATTTCAAGCAAGCTTTTTATTTTGACCGGGGTTGGTAGGTTTTGTTGCAGATTGTGAATGGGATTTGATATTATCAGTGCATCTGGCTTTTGGGTGATAGCCTTTGCATT
This region includes:
- the LOC117692358 gene encoding uncharacterized protein isoform X1 is translated as MFLGSTPYKSYALKQRLPQGLTPQKSLKPKLSPFVSAIASNTIRVKDAIKPPVPFDTVACNAKAITQKPDALIISNPIHNLQQNLPTPVKIKSLLEMLQGYDQEKLLIIQNGFTYGFHLGCCAFPSSKISRNHRSALEHPSVIQEFIHQGIELGRIAGPFTFPPLSNFVSSPLGVVPKSEPGKFRVIHDLSFPKHDSVNLLIPEENSKVKYDSIDVVTDLLRQFGQGALMAKTDIQDAFRIIPIHSNDYNLLGFSWDNKFYYDKCLPMGASSSCQIFECLSNSLQWIMTNKFSAAGMSHMLDDFFFIGPKDSFKCQVDLDRFLSICDISGIPIKSEKTVSPTTVLTIYGIEVDSNALVCRLPEAKLIKIRDCLQQVKCRKKTTLHDLQSLIGLLNFACLVVVPGRTFLRRLIDLTCGLSKPHHYIRLNCEARADLSMWSHFIESYNGRSVILPDIWLSSDKELLFTDASGSLGCAAVLGKNWFALSWENVPDLAQSQIAIKELFPIVLALEIWGPLLANKKLLFMTDNMAIVHAINKQTCKDKGLMKLIRRLVLGALTHNILFKAKHIAGKSNTLADHLSRFKFQEAFQIAPHLHHTQTVVPKDLLIV
- the LOC117692358 gene encoding integrase/recombinase xerD homolog isoform X2 is translated as MPPKRGQKPSTQTRSKKRKTNSGISESTPPVPMDADLQINTQPISAIDYDKLALAILKHSAPANEIPASPALIACSNTPGPSSMSSPQDSLPTSTGLGDLLDKVFTGSLPDSSPSTSHTDGGSQGPINSLTPICQKLLSSALSPSSSLAYRRSWSLLLTWKPQISLPVSVIDICNFIGHLFLQNYSPSTILSHISAVSFVHKLYNILDPTQAFVTKKILKGCQSLGSRKDARLPITGPILQQIIAALDHTVSQYSLRLLLRALFLLAFHAFLRLGEITVKSLKAKNCVLQRSDVTFSKGPSRAVQIIMRDYKTNKHHTPLIISVQACPDSTYCPVTALFNYIQWYKHTTGPLFQTIDGLPVTYSMVTSQLKSAIQFIGLSPEQFKGHSFRIGAATHAASMGFSDQVIQKMGRWNSDAFKHYIRIQSFKL